One Gordonia sp. SID5947 genomic region harbors:
- a CDS encoding glycoside hydrolase family 25 protein — protein MTIFIACAVGLVGAIGSAPTAVGAPQVGPDVSSHQHPGNASINWFAVRASGQQLAMVKATESTWYVNPYFVQDSLAMRAAGLVRGTYHYADPTRSAAEQAVFYATIVLGQNGILDLPPVLDLEHSGGLGPRALAAWVREFFAVLEPLTGRKTILYTYPRFWNTAMGATREFADHPLWIASYNGRGAPEMPRGGWRTWRFWQFTDSGRLPGVPTRVDLNRYNGSIAQLRAYGNAINVFGS, from the coding sequence ATGACCATTTTCATCGCCTGCGCCGTCGGTCTCGTCGGCGCGATCGGTTCGGCCCCGACGGCCGTGGGGGCGCCTCAGGTGGGCCCAGACGTCTCCAGCCACCAGCATCCCGGCAATGCATCCATCAACTGGTTCGCGGTCCGTGCGTCGGGACAGCAACTCGCGATGGTGAAAGCCACCGAATCCACGTGGTACGTCAATCCGTACTTCGTCCAGGACAGCCTCGCGATGCGCGCCGCCGGTCTGGTCCGCGGCACCTACCACTACGCGGATCCGACGCGGTCCGCCGCTGAGCAGGCCGTCTTCTACGCGACGATCGTGCTCGGACAGAACGGCATCCTCGATCTCCCACCCGTACTCGATCTCGAACATTCCGGGGGTCTCGGTCCTCGTGCGCTTGCCGCTTGGGTCCGGGAGTTCTTTGCCGTACTCGAACCGCTGACCGGCCGTAAGACGATTCTCTACACCTATCCGCGATTCTGGAACACCGCGATGGGCGCCACCCGCGAGTTCGCCGACCACCCGCTCTGGATCGCCTCGTACAACGGGCGCGGAGCACCGGAGATGCCGCGCGGCGGTTGGCGTACCTGGAGGTTCTGGCAGTTCACCGACTCCGGTCGGCTGCCTGGCGTGCCGACCCGTGTCGACCTCAACCGATACAACGGGTCCATCGCACAGCTGCGCGCCTACGGCAACGCGATCAACGTCTTCGGAAGCTGA
- a CDS encoding ABC-F family ATP-binding cassette domain-containing protein, which yields MAPSNPSALINADRISKSFGIKPLLESVSLGVHEGQRIGVVGLNGGGKTTLLEILGGITEPDSGRVSRAGDVRVSTVTQRGELPAGATVAEVVVGGPEVATHEWAGDPRIRGILNGIGIDGLLDARVDELSGGQRRRVGLATALVSESDLLILDEPTNHLDVEGVQWLADHLIARRSALIVVTHDRWFLDTVATRTWEVHSGRVDEYEGGYNDWIFARAERSRLADTMEERRRNLARKELAWLRRGPPARTSKPRYRIEAAERLIADVPPPRDTVTLSAFAKRRLGRVVVELEDARVATPAGDVLLDDLTWRLAPGERIGLVGVNGSGKTTLLRALAGELDVSPGRRKEGTTVSIGWLRQELDDLDENQRLLDAVEAVATRIVLGDKEVSASQLAERLGFTPARQRTPVGDLSGGERRRLQMTRVLMAEPNVLLLDEPTNDLDIDTLQQLEDLLDNWAGTLVVISHDRYLIERICDSTWALFGDGALTNLPGGIEQYLRRRREMASAAPRRGLPLAPDPSAPAGAGQAPAVSAAEHREARKAMNRLERQIQQFDKRETELHEQLLDAATDPEKLMALNAELKDVVDAKETAEAEWLEVAEKVE from the coding sequence GTGGCACCTTCGAATCCGTCCGCGCTGATCAACGCGGACCGCATCAGCAAGAGTTTCGGTATCAAACCCTTGCTCGAATCGGTGTCTCTCGGGGTGCACGAAGGCCAGCGGATCGGTGTCGTCGGCCTGAACGGCGGTGGCAAGACGACTCTCCTCGAGATCTTGGGTGGCATCACCGAGCCCGACAGTGGTCGGGTGTCCCGCGCCGGCGACGTCCGCGTCTCGACGGTGACCCAGCGTGGCGAGTTGCCGGCGGGTGCGACCGTCGCCGAGGTCGTCGTCGGCGGACCGGAGGTGGCGACCCACGAATGGGCGGGCGACCCGCGAATCCGGGGCATCCTCAACGGAATCGGTATCGACGGGTTGCTCGACGCCCGGGTCGACGAACTGTCCGGCGGCCAGCGACGGCGTGTCGGGCTCGCCACCGCCCTGGTGTCCGAGTCGGATCTGCTGATCCTCGACGAGCCGACCAACCACCTCGACGTCGAGGGCGTCCAGTGGCTGGCCGACCATCTGATCGCACGCCGGAGCGCCCTGATCGTCGTGACGCACGACCGTTGGTTCCTCGACACGGTCGCCACCCGCACCTGGGAGGTCCACTCGGGCCGTGTCGACGAGTACGAGGGCGGCTACAACGACTGGATCTTCGCCCGGGCCGAGCGTTCTCGGTTGGCCGACACGATGGAGGAGCGACGACGTAACCTCGCCCGCAAGGAACTCGCCTGGCTGCGTCGCGGGCCGCCCGCCCGAACGTCCAAACCGCGCTATCGCATCGAGGCAGCCGAACGCCTGATCGCCGACGTCCCGCCGCCGCGCGACACGGTCACGCTCTCGGCCTTCGCCAAACGCCGGCTCGGCCGGGTGGTCGTCGAACTCGAGGACGCGCGGGTGGCCACCCCGGCCGGCGATGTGCTCCTCGACGATCTGACCTGGCGGCTGGCGCCCGGTGAACGGATCGGGCTCGTGGGGGTCAACGGTTCCGGCAAGACGACCCTGTTGCGCGCGCTGGCAGGAGAACTCGACGTATCGCCCGGGCGCCGGAAAGAGGGCACGACCGTGTCCATCGGATGGTTGCGCCAAGAACTCGACGACCTCGACGAGAACCAGCGGCTGCTCGACGCCGTGGAAGCGGTTGCGACGCGGATCGTGCTGGGAGACAAGGAAGTCTCCGCCAGCCAACTGGCCGAGCGCCTCGGCTTCACGCCGGCCCGCCAGCGGACGCCGGTGGGCGATCTCTCCGGTGGCGAACGCCGTCGACTGCAGATGACCCGGGTGTTGATGGCCGAACCCAACGTGTTGCTGCTCGACGAGCCGACCAACGATCTCGACATCGACACCCTTCAGCAGCTCGAGGATCTGCTCGACAACTGGGCGGGCACCCTGGTCGTGATCAGTCACGACAGATATCTGATCGAGCGGATCTGTGACAGTACGTGGGCGTTGTTCGGCGACGGCGCGCTCACCAATCTGCCAGGCGGGATCGAACAGTACCTGCGTCGGCGTCGTGAGATGGCTTCTGCCGCACCGAGACGCGGCCTCCCTCTCGCCCCGGACCCCTCGGCTCCGGCCGGGGCCGGCCAGGCGCCGGCGGTCAGCGCCGCCGAACACCGGGAGGCGCGCAAGGCGATGAACCGGCTCGAACGTCAGATCCAGCAGTTCGACAAGCGTGAGACCGAACTGCACGAGCAATTGCTCGACGCGGCAACCGATCCCGAGAAGCTGATGGCGCTCAACGCCGAACTGAAAGATGTCGTGGACGCCAAGGAGACGGCCGAGGCGGAGTGGCTCGAGGTCGCCGAAAAGGTCGAGTGA
- the rsmA gene encoding 16S rRNA (adenine(1518)-N(6)/adenine(1519)-N(6))-dimethyltransferase RsmA: MAVLLLEAGPELTDDPPRLLGPAQIRRLAAELDIRPTKTLGQNFVHDANTVRRIVAASGVGADDTVLEVGPGLGSLTLALLGVAGRVSAVEIDPTLAGRLPATIAEYAPAQAESFEVITADAMSVVRDDLPSAPTALVANLPYNVAVPVLLHLLAEFPSITTALVMVQAEVADRLAAGPGTRVYGVPSVKARYHGTVTRAGAVGRNVFWPEPKVESGLVRIERTDTYPDDAALRATVFAVVDAAFAQRRKTLRSALATWAGSAPEAERRLRAAGIDPGLRGERLDVDDFVRLASVE; encoded by the coding sequence CTGGCCGTCCTGCTCCTCGAAGCTGGGCCTGAACTGACCGACGACCCGCCGCGGCTGCTCGGGCCCGCACAGATCCGTCGGCTCGCGGCCGAACTCGACATCCGGCCCACCAAGACCCTGGGCCAGAACTTCGTCCACGACGCCAACACGGTGCGACGCATCGTCGCCGCATCGGGCGTCGGCGCCGACGACACCGTCCTCGAAGTGGGCCCAGGCCTCGGGTCGCTGACGCTGGCGCTGTTGGGTGTCGCCGGTCGCGTGAGCGCGGTCGAGATCGACCCGACGCTTGCCGGCCGGCTTCCCGCCACCATCGCGGAGTACGCACCCGCGCAGGCGGAATCCTTCGAGGTGATCACCGCGGACGCGATGTCGGTCGTGCGGGACGATCTCCCGTCCGCCCCGACCGCGCTCGTCGCCAACCTGCCCTACAACGTCGCGGTGCCGGTACTGTTGCACCTTCTGGCCGAATTCCCCAGTATCACAACGGCTTTGGTGATGGTCCAGGCCGAGGTCGCCGATCGTCTCGCCGCCGGACCCGGAACGCGCGTCTACGGCGTGCCGAGCGTCAAGGCGCGTTACCACGGCACGGTCACCCGCGCGGGTGCGGTCGGGCGCAACGTGTTCTGGCCCGAGCCCAAGGTCGAGTCCGGTCTGGTACGCATCGAGCGCACCGACACCTACCCCGACGACGCGGCGCTCCGCGCGACCGTGTTCGCGGTCGTCGATGCGGCGTTCGCGCAGCGCCGGAAGACCTTGCGGTCAGCGCTGGCGACCTGGGCGGGCAGCGCGCCCGAGGCCGAACGTCGACTGCGTGCGGCCGGTATCGACCCGGGATTGCGCGGCGAACGTCTCGACGTCGACGACTTCGTCCGACTGGCGTCGGTCGAGTGA
- the galK gene encoding galactokinase, translating to MSDSRIRSYAPGRVNLIGEHTDYNLGFALPIALDLGTTADFEPDPGTGTVVAESDGEPEVVTIGPDTAPGDVSGWGAYIAGCIWALRTAGHEVPGGRLRIGSTVPVGAGLSSSAALECAVLLAMTAHLELSRHELARLAQRAENDYAGAPTGLLDQLSSLFGQQDTALLIDFRSLEVEPVPLPVDESAQLLVIDSHAPHRHAAGEYAARRASCEAAAAELGVASLREADDDAWRRLPEGHNRARARHILTENARVLAATEALAAADFATAGELMNASHDSMRDDFEITTPHIDLIAAIAQQLGSHGARMTGGGFGGSVIALAPAPAAERICADLPKAITDAGHPAPTVRRVRPGRGAHLL from the coding sequence ATGAGCGACAGTCGAATACGGAGTTATGCGCCCGGAAGGGTGAACCTGATCGGCGAACACACCGACTACAACCTCGGCTTCGCCTTGCCGATCGCTCTCGACCTCGGCACCACCGCAGACTTCGAGCCCGACCCCGGCACCGGCACCGTCGTCGCGGAATCGGACGGTGAGCCCGAGGTGGTCACCATCGGCCCCGACACCGCACCGGGAGACGTATCCGGTTGGGGCGCATACATCGCCGGTTGCATCTGGGCTCTCCGAACCGCGGGTCACGAGGTACCCGGCGGACGTCTCCGGATCGGGTCCACGGTTCCGGTCGGCGCGGGCCTGTCGTCGTCGGCGGCGCTCGAATGTGCTGTGCTGCTGGCGATGACCGCACATCTCGAACTTTCCCGCCACGAACTGGCGCGACTCGCGCAGCGCGCGGAGAACGACTACGCCGGAGCCCCGACGGGCCTGCTCGACCAGCTGTCGAGTCTGTTCGGACAGCAGGACACGGCCCTGCTCATCGATTTCCGGTCACTCGAGGTGGAACCTGTCCCGCTGCCGGTCGACGAGTCCGCACAGTTGCTGGTGATCGATTCCCACGCGCCCCACCGACACGCGGCAGGTGAGTACGCGGCGCGCCGGGCGTCGTGCGAGGCCGCCGCCGCCGAACTCGGCGTCGCATCGTTGCGCGAAGCGGACGACGACGCGTGGAGACGGCTGCCGGAGGGACACAACCGGGCTCGGGCCCGGCACATCCTCACCGAGAACGCGCGGGTCCTGGCGGCAACCGAAGCACTTGCCGCTGCCGACTTCGCAACGGCGGGCGAACTCATGAACGCCTCTCATGACTCGATGCGCGACGACTTCGAGATCACCACCCCGCACATCGACCTGATCGCGGCCATCGCACAGCAACTCGGCTCTCATGGCGCACGGATGACGGGCGGTGGGTTCGGCGGATCGGTGATCGCGCTCGCGCCCGCGCCCGCAGCGGAACGTATCTGTGCTGACCTGCCGAAAGCGATCACCGATGCCGGACACCCCGCCCCGACGGTCCGTCGGGTGCGGCCGGGACGTGGCGCTCATCTGCTCTGA
- a CDS encoding PhzF family phenazine biosynthesis protein has protein sequence MTRRFAQVDVFASSPVAGNPVAVVVDADGLTDDQMAAFARWTNLSETTFLLPPESPGADYRLRIFTPAGELPFAGHPTLGSAHAWLESGGEPAGDQIIQECGVGLVPIRREGNGSDSAGPAPARLAFAAPPLRRSGPVDADLVAEVTAALGLASADVVDAQWVANGPDWMALMLSSGELVVEVEPDMAALGTHEVGIVGAYASGLPGEPEVGFEVRAFAPGQGVAEDPVTGSLNAGIAVWLRRDGRAPASYVAAQGTALDRAGRVHVTDDGTDIWVGGATTTVIAGTVVL, from the coding sequence ATGACCCGTCGATTCGCCCAAGTGGATGTCTTCGCCTCGAGCCCCGTCGCGGGCAACCCGGTTGCCGTCGTCGTCGATGCCGATGGACTGACCGATGACCAGATGGCCGCCTTCGCGCGGTGGACGAATCTGTCGGAGACCACCTTCTTGCTACCGCCGGAGAGCCCCGGTGCCGACTATCGGCTGCGGATCTTCACCCCGGCCGGCGAGTTGCCTTTCGCAGGACACCCGACACTGGGATCGGCCCACGCCTGGCTGGAGTCGGGCGGGGAGCCCGCCGGAGATCAGATCATTCAGGAGTGCGGGGTCGGCCTGGTCCCGATCCGGCGCGAGGGGAACGGATCCGACAGCGCCGGTCCGGCGCCCGCCCGCCTCGCGTTCGCGGCGCCACCCCTGCGTCGGTCCGGCCCCGTGGACGCCGACCTGGTCGCCGAGGTGACCGCGGCGCTGGGCCTCGCGTCGGCCGACGTCGTCGATGCGCAGTGGGTCGCCAATGGGCCCGACTGGATGGCGCTGATGCTGTCTTCGGGTGAGCTGGTCGTCGAGGTCGAGCCGGACATGGCCGCCCTCGGTACGCACGAGGTGGGAATCGTCGGGGCCTACGCCTCCGGCTTGCCGGGCGAACCGGAGGTCGGATTCGAGGTTCGCGCGTTCGCTCCGGGCCAAGGGGTCGCCGAGGACCCGGTGACCGGCAGCCTGAACGCCGGTATCGCCGTGTGGCTGCGGCGCGACGGCCGTGCGCCCGCCTCCTATGTCGCCGCCCAGGGGACGGCGCTCGATCGTGCGGGACGGGTGCACGTCACCGACGACGGGACCGACATCTGGGTGGGGGGTGCGACCACCACGGTCATCGCTGGCACAGTGGTGCTGTGA
- a CDS encoding aldose 1-epimerase, whose product MDADGDVLLRTSGAAARVSPRGGRLTSLRLADVELLQQGEPYGCFPMVPWCGRMRDGILDFDGRRHQFERNDPPHALHGIVRDHRWEVDSIVEDSVTLVRHLDPQWPYQGTVTQDFALEPGRLSMRLQVSAADEPFPAQAGWHPWFRRYPVSGESGPLTVEFAPAWQEERGPDYLPTGTRLAPQAPPWDDCFGMPSGVDVALTWPDLLRLRIRSDAEWVVIFDHRPFAICVEPQSGPPDGLNTMPRVVAPGRDLVITTHWTW is encoded by the coding sequence ATGGACGCCGACGGCGACGTCTTGCTACGAACGTCAGGCGCCGCCGCGCGGGTGAGTCCGCGCGGCGGCCGCCTCACGTCCTTGCGTCTCGCGGACGTCGAACTGCTGCAACAGGGCGAGCCCTACGGATGCTTCCCGATGGTGCCGTGGTGCGGTCGGATGAGGGACGGAATTCTCGACTTCGACGGCCGTCGTCACCAGTTCGAACGCAATGACCCTCCGCATGCCCTGCACGGGATCGTTCGCGATCACCGGTGGGAGGTCGACTCCATCGTCGAAGACAGCGTGACGCTGGTTCGGCATCTGGATCCCCAGTGGCCGTACCAGGGCACGGTGACGCAGGATTTCGCGCTCGAGCCCGGGCGATTGTCGATGCGGCTACAGGTCTCGGCCGCCGATGAACCCTTTCCCGCGCAAGCGGGTTGGCATCCGTGGTTCCGACGGTACCCGGTGTCGGGCGAGTCCGGCCCTCTGACGGTGGAGTTCGCGCCGGCGTGGCAGGAGGAACGCGGTCCCGACTACCTGCCGACCGGCACCCGACTCGCTCCGCAGGCACCGCCGTGGGACGACTGCTTCGGCATGCCCTCGGGCGTGGATGTGGCGCTGACCTGGCCCGACCTGTTGCGGCTACGGATACGCAGCGACGCGGAATGGGTGGTGATCTTCGACCACCGGCCGTTCGCGATCTGCGTGGAGCCGCAGTCCGGGCCGCCGGATGGACTCAACACGATGCCTCGGGTCGTGGCACCGGGACGAGATCTGGTGATCACCACACACTGGACGTGGTGA
- a CDS encoding beta-phosphoglucomutase family hydrolase has translation MLGLPDAMTVALFDLDGVLTSTAVLHRNAWKQAFDAFLSERDPDGFAEFTEQDYLDYVDGRRREDGVRAFLHSRQIDDVPAETLAAIGEGKNKLFTATLERDGVDPYPGSVRYLEAARQAGLRIAVVTSSKNGAAVLDAAGLSEFVEVRVDGVETASRGLPGKPAPDSFLLGAELMGVTPAEAVVFEDAISGVEAAVAGEFGYVVAIDRVGGGQADAMRAAGADVVVEDLDELLPA, from the coding sequence GTGTTGGGATTGCCAGATGCCATGACGGTCGCGCTGTTCGACCTCGACGGAGTGTTGACCTCCACTGCCGTCCTGCACCGCAATGCGTGGAAGCAGGCGTTCGACGCGTTCCTGTCCGAACGCGATCCCGACGGTTTCGCCGAGTTCACCGAACAGGATTATCTCGACTACGTCGACGGCCGGCGCCGGGAGGACGGCGTGCGAGCTTTTCTGCATTCCCGCCAGATCGACGATGTGCCTGCCGAGACGCTGGCCGCCATCGGTGAGGGCAAGAACAAGCTCTTCACCGCGACGTTGGAGCGGGACGGGGTCGATCCCTACCCTGGGTCGGTGCGCTACCTGGAAGCGGCGCGGCAGGCCGGACTACGCATTGCCGTCGTCACGTCATCGAAGAACGGAGCAGCCGTGCTGGATGCCGCAGGCCTCAGCGAATTCGTGGAGGTGCGGGTGGACGGAGTCGAGACCGCGTCACGGGGATTGCCCGGGAAGCCGGCGCCGGACTCGTTTCTCCTCGGTGCCGAACTGATGGGTGTCACGCCCGCGGAGGCCGTGGTCTTCGAAGACGCGATCTCCGGTGTGGAGGCCGCGGTGGCCGGCGAGTTCGGCTACGTGGTGGCCATCGACAGGGTCGGTGGCGGACAGGCAGACGCGATGCGGGCGGCCGGCGCCGACGTCGTCGTCGAAGATCTCGACGAATTGCTCCCCGCATGA
- a CDS encoding helix-turn-helix transcriptional regulator: MSDNRAAQGEPDIADVASAFADPRRARVLMALADGRALPAGRLAEEAGVSASTISSHLSVLSRHDLVAVEQQGRHRYYRLATSDVEGVLEALARLAPRTPITSLRAHTRAHAVRTGRTCYRHLAGQVGVDLFQRFVGAGWITGGDGLHHPEVTGDRLSSTGKGDQYRLSVAGAEALSAWGIESRLMSTSRPLRYCVDWTEQAHHLAGPLGTAITERLFDLGWIVRNRVPRSVDITSEGEARLASLAPPASSPIEASTSRVDNRLAGDHQVPSAVSFRRR, translated from the coding sequence ATGAGCGACAACAGAGCGGCACAGGGCGAGCCGGACATCGCCGACGTCGCTTCGGCGTTTGCCGACCCCCGGCGTGCGCGGGTGCTGATGGCGTTGGCCGACGGACGCGCCCTTCCGGCCGGGCGGCTCGCCGAGGAGGCGGGAGTGTCCGCGTCGACGATCAGCAGCCACTTGAGCGTGCTGTCGCGCCACGATCTGGTGGCAGTTGAGCAGCAGGGCCGTCATCGCTATTACCGCCTGGCAACGAGTGACGTCGAGGGGGTCCTCGAGGCCCTCGCCAGGCTCGCGCCCCGGACCCCGATCACGTCGCTGCGCGCCCATACCCGCGCCCACGCGGTCCGGACCGGCCGCACCTGCTACCGCCACCTCGCCGGACAAGTAGGTGTCGACCTGTTTCAGCGTTTCGTCGGTGCGGGCTGGATCACGGGCGGTGACGGCCTCCATCACCCCGAGGTCACCGGCGACCGGCTCTCCTCCACCGGGAAAGGAGATCAGTACCGGCTTTCTGTGGCCGGGGCGGAGGCATTGTCGGCCTGGGGCATCGAGTCCCGACTAATGTCGACATCGCGTCCGCTGCGCTACTGCGTCGACTGGACCGAGCAGGCACACCACCTCGCCGGCCCACTCGGCACGGCTATCACCGAACGGCTCTTCGACCTCGGCTGGATCGTCCGGAACAGGGTCCCACGCAGCGTCGACATCACCAGCGAGGGAGAAGCGCGACTCGCTTCGTTGGCGCCACCGGCCTCGAGTCCCATCGAGGCCTCGACCTCGCGTGTCGACAACCGCCTGGCCGGCGACCACCAGGTGCCGTCGGCGGTCAGCTTCCGAAGACGTTGA
- a CDS encoding MFS transporter, giving the protein MASNRSRRPLTLALCGGYFLVLLDVTVVNVALPQIGDELHAGSTGPAWTVDAYSVPLAALLLASGAIGDRIGHRRVVLLGMVGFGAASALCALAPTIGALVAARAVQGIGAALMLPGTLALLVDTSPDETSRNRLVGTWAAVGGAALPAGPVVGGLLVQAAGWRAVFWPSVPVIAAALVPVIRLRRTDPRSKRKQSVKWIGAALLVTTLTCVVTAIIQAPSSLIPTVILTAMAVCALLAFRLAERRATHPLLPVPRPARGMLGLASLAAGLMNLCALGGLFLLTQVFQDVDRLNPLVAGLLTLPAMLPLPLLGAPAGRLATRIGVWPASAIGAVIAGAGMTGIAATLMSTGNGYIALILYLTLWGAGLGVLTPAIVAAALKVTPETPGLASGAGNTARQTGGALGIAIVAAIAGSAESMGFAPRSAGLFVTAGAVFVLVGVLCSGVALSDRHRRTS; this is encoded by the coding sequence ATGGCTTCGAATCGTTCTCGCCGGCCCCTGACCCTCGCATTGTGCGGCGGCTACTTCCTCGTCCTACTGGACGTGACCGTCGTCAACGTCGCACTCCCACAGATCGGCGACGAGCTGCACGCGGGCAGCACCGGGCCGGCATGGACGGTGGACGCCTACTCAGTTCCTCTGGCAGCTCTCTTGCTGGCGTCCGGTGCGATCGGCGATCGTATCGGCCACCGTCGAGTCGTGCTGCTCGGCATGGTCGGCTTCGGCGCAGCATCCGCATTGTGTGCGCTGGCCCCCACCATCGGCGCGCTGGTCGCGGCCCGTGCGGTCCAGGGCATCGGCGCGGCCCTCATGCTGCCGGGCACGCTCGCGCTCCTCGTCGACACCAGCCCCGACGAGACGTCGAGAAACCGTCTCGTCGGAACGTGGGCCGCGGTCGGCGGTGCCGCTCTCCCTGCCGGCCCGGTCGTCGGCGGACTCCTGGTTCAGGCCGCAGGATGGCGCGCGGTGTTCTGGCCCTCGGTCCCGGTGATCGCGGCGGCGCTCGTACCGGTCATCCGGCTTCGACGCACCGACCCGCGATCGAAGCGGAAGCAGAGCGTGAAATGGATAGGCGCCGCGCTGCTGGTGACCACTTTGACCTGTGTGGTCACCGCGATCATCCAGGCCCCGAGTTCACTCATCCCCACCGTGATCCTCACGGCTATGGCAGTCTGCGCGCTGCTCGCCTTCCGCCTTGCCGAGCGGCGCGCGACGCACCCGCTCCTGCCCGTGCCCCGACCTGCCCGCGGCATGCTCGGACTGGCGTCGCTCGCCGCAGGCCTGATGAACCTGTGCGCCCTGGGCGGGTTGTTCCTGCTGACTCAGGTCTTCCAAGACGTGGATCGGCTGAACCCGCTGGTCGCAGGACTGCTCACGCTCCCCGCGATGCTGCCGTTACCGCTGCTCGGGGCGCCGGCCGGGCGGCTCGCCACCCGCATCGGCGTATGGCCCGCGAGCGCAATCGGTGCGGTCATCGCCGGTGCTGGGATGACAGGCATCGCCGCCACCCTCATGAGCACCGGAAACGGATACATCGCTCTGATCCTCTATCTGACCTTGTGGGGCGCCGGGCTGGGCGTGCTCACGCCCGCGATCGTCGCGGCGGCCCTGAAAGTGACACCGGAGACACCGGGCCTGGCCTCCGGCGCCGGCAACACGGCCCGCCAGACCGGCGGCGCGCTGGGCATCGCGATCGTCGCCGCCATTGCTGGATCGGCCGAGTCCATGGGCTTCGCGCCGCGATCGGCCGGATTGTTCGTCACTGCTGGTGCCGTCTTCGTGCTCGTCGGCGTGCTCTGCTCTGGAGTCGCGCTGAGCGACCGCCACCGTCGCACATCATGA
- a CDS encoding TatD family hydrolase produces MSQTPANAEAETESNKAARKRRRREPPPDPTPLPGLVDAHTHLAACGGRDPAAVAAILDHAESVGVHQVVTVADDMVDARWAMDAAHWDDRAFAAVALHPTHAAELDDGAKAELEQMVADPRVVAVGETGLDYYWPGKSDSCANPMEQAEAFRWHIDLAKRVGKPLMIHNREADRDLLDILTAEGAPESVIMHCFSGDLNVARECVDRGFILSFAGTVSFANADELRAAAEIVPDDQILVETDAPFLTPHPYRGQPNQSYCLPYTARALARVRDVDEVEMARILGANARRVYRLPLQ; encoded by the coding sequence GTGAGTCAGACGCCGGCGAACGCAGAGGCCGAGACCGAGAGCAACAAGGCGGCGCGCAAGCGTCGGCGGCGAGAACCGCCCCCCGACCCGACGCCGTTGCCGGGTCTTGTCGACGCCCACACCCACCTGGCTGCCTGCGGCGGGCGTGACCCGGCGGCCGTCGCCGCGATCCTCGACCATGCCGAGAGCGTCGGTGTGCACCAGGTGGTGACCGTTGCCGACGACATGGTCGATGCCCGGTGGGCGATGGATGCCGCGCACTGGGACGATCGGGCGTTCGCGGCCGTGGCATTACATCCCACGCATGCGGCCGAGCTCGACGACGGTGCGAAGGCCGAACTCGAACAGATGGTCGCCGACCCGAGGGTGGTGGCGGTGGGGGAGACCGGCCTGGACTACTACTGGCCAGGCAAGTCGGACTCGTGCGCGAACCCGATGGAACAGGCCGAGGCGTTCCGGTGGCACATCGATCTGGCCAAGCGGGTCGGCAAGCCGTTGATGATCCACAATCGTGAGGCCGATCGGGATCTGCTCGACATCTTGACCGCCGAGGGTGCGCCTGAGTCCGTGATCATGCACTGCTTCTCCGGTGACCTGAATGTTGCACGGGAATGTGTCGACCGCGGCTTCATACTCAGCTTCGCGGGCACCGTGAGTTTCGCCAACGCCGATGAATTGCGCGCCGCGGCCGAGATCGTGCCCGACGATCAGATCCTCGTCGAGACCGATGCACCCTTCCTGACGCCCCATCCCTACCGTGGCCAGCCAAATCAGTCGTACTGCCTGCCGTACACGGCCCGGGCGCTGGCGCGCGTCCGTGACGTCGACGAGGTGGAGATGGCCCGGATACTCGGCGCCAACGCGCGCCGGGTGTACCGGTTGCCTTTGCAGTAA